From a region of the Palaeococcus ferrophilus DSM 13482 genome:
- a CDS encoding adenylate kinase family protein, with translation MLIAITGTPGVGKTTTAKLLAEKLGYEYVSVKDLALEWGVGERVGEEVEIDVDALAERFEREFQGKNAVVDGHLSHLLPADIVVVLRLHPLEVAKRLGERGYDAKKLAENVEAELVDVCLVEALEEHENVIEVDTTGKNPEEVLGEVLELIKHGPKRRVGIVDWSNAYDDVLPYLTTGGE, from the coding sequence ATGCTCATAGCGATAACGGGAACCCCCGGCGTGGGGAAAACCACAACGGCGAAGCTCCTGGCTGAAAAGCTCGGTTACGAATACGTGAGCGTGAAGGATCTTGCCCTCGAGTGGGGCGTTGGAGAGAGGGTCGGGGAGGAGGTTGAGATTGACGTTGATGCCCTGGCTGAGAGGTTTGAGAGGGAGTTTCAGGGAAAGAACGCGGTGGTTGACGGCCACCTTAGCCACCTCCTCCCCGCTGACATCGTGGTGGTGCTGCGCCTCCATCCCCTGGAGGTCGCGAAGAGGCTCGGGGAAAGGGGTTATGACGCAAAAAAGCTGGCCGAGAACGTCGAGGCGGAGCTCGTTGACGTATGCCTGGTGGAGGCCCTCGAGGAGCATGAGAACGTCATAGAGGTGGACACCACCGGCAAGAACCCCGAGGAAGTGCTGGGGGAGGTGCTTGAGTTGATAAAGCACGGCCCGAAAAGGCGCGTTGGCATCGTTGACTGGAGTAACGCTTATGACGATGTGCTCCCATACCTGACAACGGGGGGTGAGTGA